In Phaseolus vulgaris cultivar G19833 chromosome 7, P. vulgaris v2.0, whole genome shotgun sequence, the genomic stretch TTACATTTGATGAGACACATATGAAGATGATGTATAAGAATGTGGATAGAATAAGGAGAAAACTTACAAGATGGAGTCTTGTGAGTTTGAATTAtatgtctaatttcagtaatatttcatattaaaatataggcacttatgaggatttattgctaatttacatataaaataatccctaatttatgaatttatactttttttatgatctttatttgaataagagtattttattcccaaatttggtgttaattgcagatttctaaggaagatgggagatttggattaaagatgaatgatttgagcaaaaaagataaagatagaaggtctcAGACTGGAAAaaaatgcaaagaaagattggaccttttttatgttttattatttagcCCATTAGCACGACACAGGAAGctacctaaccctagaaaactaggataaatagagggctagaggctcaaccctagtgtgccagattgagaggaaaacaccatagtgtgctagaagtatgcgtagCTAACTCTACCCTTtgagattgagagtaatctactcaaactcttatgtattgaggtgatatcttatatattaatattcagttcttgattgattattggtattgttgttttacttttaacttttggTGACAAATTGataatcttaaatctgaccgagaggtatttagggtttggacctaaacatcaatacttagcatatttgagtgctagggtagacttgaaatgttaatcgattctaagttgttttcataaattatgtgagagatcgatatttagaaaacattcttaaggattttatatgcgagagatcgatataaatgaattttctacggggatcaatttcaatcaaagaactcaatattaacatgctaataaaaaaaatgagaatgggagagatgaaacttaatccctatttttctaattgaagcaactaattctttgtttgttttcttattgatcagtgccaacccAATCACTTCTAAACttatgttgttatatttagcgaatattgtacttgataattgattgttccttgtgggatcgatatccgtccttaggacaattattacttctgacaaacgcgatgcacttgtcgtaaaaagtcatcaatcaTTTAGAGAGGTTAAAAGGTGCATTAGAAAACAAGTACAAATCATCAACTTCTCACCCTAAAAAGCTAGAACGTGTCAACTTGGATTGTTATGTTAACAACTCACATTATAGGTGATGAGAACAATTATACCTACACAGAGGTATGTGTATATTGAtcttatttgttatatttttagtGTAATTGGCAAGATAGACAATTCAAAACCAAGAAACTTCGAAGACACCCAGAGGGTATAGAAGGTCAACAATGACAATGTGTCATGAAAGAAGAATGTGTATCTTTAAGAATAATATCACCAACGCATCTGGAACTACCTAAAACTTAAAAGGTGGTGAGATGTAAATGAAGGAATATCAAATGTGGAGAAGAAAATATTCAAGGTAAGATTACAACGAAAAGTTTTACATAAGTGGAGGGGGTTGGTTATAATATATTAAGAACTTTGATGTAAGttgttaattaatataattcaaAGTTAGAACAATTAAATGTCAAAACAATGTTCTTACATGAAGACCTAGAAGAGACTATTTACTTGCAAAAATTTGGAGATTTTgttcataataataaatattttatctctaGAAAGAATCACTTCATGAATCAAAACAAAGTTTGTGCCAATGGTACAAGAAGTTTAACAATGGACATGATTTCTTAGGTGCAACTATGATAATTGTGTGTATGTTTTGAAAAGAGAATAAATATGTGTGTTGTTCTTGATCTTGTATGtagattatatttttatgatcAACTAATATCAAGATGAAATTAGAagacttaaaagaaaaaattaagcTTTCAATTCAGTAAAAGATCTTGGTCAAACAAATAATCATAATGAATATACAGACTAATCAAACGATagaaaaattatgtttaattcAACAAGACTATTTGAAGAAGGTGGTTGAGAGTTTATGATGGATCATTCTAAACCATCGAGTCACATGAAACTCTctattatccaattttttggtTTTGAGTTATTTGAACAAAATGATATTATATTGTCTAATGTATAGACAATCTACTCATGGCATAGAAACTATTTAAAGGAATTATAGATGAAGATTAAGTAGTTAATGTGGATGTGAGAATGTCACTTTCTTAGTATGTACTAATGTTGTTTGGAACTATGATTTGTTGGAAGAAAAAATTTACAAGTTCTAGTGATTTTAAAAAAGGTAAATGAAACTCTATGGTTGAAGAAGATGAGTATTGTAACAAATTTTATGACTATTTAGTGCGATAGCCAAAATATCATATGTACCATGAAAAGACTAAACACAAATGAATGTTAGAGAAGGTTAGGATTGCAAAATTAGTTTTgaataataagtttgttaacATGTTTACAAAGTCTTTTCCTGAATTCAAATcttacttattgtttcttttttaaataaagaatgGTGATGGAGAAAAAATCTTCAATGAATAATTTAGAATCCAAGATAAATAATTGTAAAAGTAATTCTAAATCAAACCACTTGAAGATAAACTAAGAAAAAATCATCTATTAAACTACTTAGTATTTTTGctcattaaattatatattaattttgtcaTTTAGTATTTTTGctcattaaattatatactatttttgtCATTTAAACTATATAGTAATGTTTTAAACTAAACTATGTAATGATATATTAAGAACTTAAATGAGTTTGAATCTcatatttgaataaataaaaaaattgagcaacgtataaaaagaaatagaaaaacacATAAGTGATGTTGTAATCTCTTATAGCTTATTTTTATTAGATCTCTACATAGATCGCCTTGAAAACCCTAAcaatttatatcataattaagGTCACAAATTCAATTGATAAAGGATAATTAATGCATTTAattaaatctttttaaaagagatCTATTTCAACACCAATGAAATATGAACAAATTCATATACCATATCAAGACACCACCTTTAACATGATATGTGGACATTAAATATTACATCCTAAAAACTTTCTATTGTAtttgaataatatataaagtttTGTTATGTACATTTTTAATACGTAATAtagtctatatgatctaatattattttttcatataataacattttctttctggtttttttattttttgtggtAAACCAACAAACATAAAGCAATATGATTTTTTGAATACGCGTGTATACACCcaatcatttatcatttttaacctgccccaacatatttttttaatttccaaaattgCCATttattctggaaataaaaattcagaattgaaaataatatattctggaAATATTATCCAGAAGTGATTATTgagtttcggaaataaaaatccgaaaacaaaatttaaaattctattccggacaaaaaaatccagaattaaaaaataatacattccagaaagaaaaatccaaaaaagagattattgtgtttcggaaatgaaaattcagaaacaaaaataaaaaactcatTCTAGATAAAAAAtctgtaatataaaatttcgttccagaaaaaaaaatccagaacacatattttgaaaaaaaattttaagAATAGTTTCGTCTTTTCCGAGGGAATCGGATACAGTGATATGGTGCTGGAAGCAATTGCCTATAATATATATACCCCCACCCACCCCAAACCCCAAGGTCTACTTTGACACTGCAAAGAAATGGATTCGCtgttataaaataaactatatcAAAATGTTTAAAAGTCCCAATTATCGTCTAACCGAAGCTTTATTAGCTTTTCTATCTCTGGATTAAGATATTCCCCAAAAACAGATAGGAAACATTTAgtgttttttattaattactttttggttaatatataaaagagtatataaaagatttagaaatttcaaaataataaataatttttattgaatattttttattaaggaGCACCACTTGACACCGAAGATTAAAAAGATAGGGCAGTGAACAACATGATTTCTACTACCACGGTTTGACTCTTGGTGTGGAGTAAAAGAAATTATTGTAGCTCAATAAAAAGACATGACAAAGTGGGCAAGGGGCCCGTATGTGATCTGAACTATACTTCAGATCATATGTACAGCAGCTACATACGATACAAATCAAGTAGGGATGAGTGCTAAAATCTGTGTTTTGATTCTTCCCATGCACATTTGAATTtctctataaataggaaggTTTTGAGGACAGCATGGATGCAGGCTGCTAACGGCAGAATCTAATATCTGAGCCACATCAGCTGGAGGGTATTGCCGTTCAGTACATGTCTGCAAgtgaaaaaaaacatttcttttTGGTTAGCAAGATTTGTTCAATAAACTTGAAATCTTTAGACAAATGTAGAGAACCAATGTAGGTTGCCTTCTCAATGTGGTGAAGGGGAACAAAAACGGGACTATAAACATTTATTAGTCAGTTGAAAGGCAAGGTGCACACAAAAATGCTAGATGTGCAATTCTGAATTTGCCGCCAGTACTTGGTATAACAAGGAACTCATTACATTTACAATAACCCAGGGGAAATTACCTGAATCATGATTAATGTAGCAACACATGAAGTGATAAGATCCGACGGAAGTTCAGTATCAAATTTGTCCGAATAATTATGCAGTTTTGCACCAGATGGATCATTAAGTATAGACTCTGATACACTGCAAGTTGAatgattatgattataaaaactGCCATTTGCAGTCACTTGCTCTTGAGACCTAACCAGAGGTAACCTAGACTTCGAGGCCAACTGTTGATGATTGATAGAATCCAATGCTTGCCCAATTTTCACGAAAGCATCTTCACCTTCCTTTGTCAAAGACAATGCCTGAATTATATCGAAAAGGGCCAAAAGTTCTCACAAAAATTAGAGCTTGAGAAAATAATTGAACGATGCTCTATTGTATAACATGTTTCACTACAGTCTAGACCTACCATTACATCTGACTTTTGTCCAACATGGCTTTTAAAGATATGTGGCTAAGTCAAACAACAAATCATCGTTTGTAAATTTGTAACTAGTGATGCAATGCTGGATGAATAATAGTGGGGAGAAAACATGCACAAAAACCATTCAATGTAAAGTTCATAATAATAAATGCAAAAATATCAAGAGGGGGAGGCAGTAGAAGATCCATAGTCAGTACATACCTTAAATGCTGCATCTACCATTGCATGTGACCTTGatctggatcctttaataattTGAACAACAGTTGACCCTAACTCTTGTGTAAGAGAGCTATCCAACATATTGGGAAGATCGTCATGAACATTGAAACTTGTTTGCGGCTTCATCCATGGTGGCAGAGAGTTTCCTCTGTAGGTATTGCGCTGCCTCAGTTGTAACATAGCATCAGAAACCTGTAAGTTACAACCAATCAAAATTTGCTTCAAGATTAATGCAGAACGTTGTAATCAAAGAAATAATCCATTGGAAGCCACATGCCTGCCCACTGGCTTCCTTTAGCTCTACCAGTACCATGGCGTAATGTTTCTTGAAAACCTCAGAATCGTTTACGCATTCTATGCCATTCTGGTTTTCCAATATGTCGCTATTTGAACTTCGAAGCTCCATCAACAATGTCTCCTGTAAGAGCAGCCAACCGGAAAAGTGGATGCAAGTTCACCATAGCAATGTAAATTTACGTATAGAGATAGACCAGTGCAATTAATATTTAGAAAACAacacattaatattaatttgtcTGCATCAAAAAGTATAAACCTTTCGATCTAGAGCACGCTTTAGTTCAGAAAGTGCATGTATATCAGCTTCCTTAGCTTGATGGTGTGTAACTTTACATGGTTGAACACAACCTGCTTGTGCACAGAAGTTATCGACAGTAGCAACCATAGCCTGGGCAAAATCCATAATTAACAACCGTTAAAATGtttcacaaaaaataaattcttttacAAATTGTTCAAATGTTTCAAGCATCAATGTTTCACAATTAGTAGTGAAATCTGGATTGCCAATCCAAGCAAAACGGATGCAAAATTCAACAACCATTACAACACCTTTATTCTGAATTCCTTCAgccaaatatttttaacttgagAAAAGTATTGGGCAGGTAAATTCACCCAGCTAACCATTGCAGTGCAAAACAACAGGAATATAAGTGAATGTTTGTCCACTACTCAAAAGATATAGTGAGACATTTCTCAATCATTAAAAGTAAAAACTATGAAGCTCTACCATTAACTGCTTTTTATGTCAGGATAAAAggatagaaaaatatttatatttcaatgAAAAAATTAAGTGCTTAATTTTGATCTACtgtcaacaaatatttttaacacTAACAAAATCATCTGTTAACAGATCATTAAATGTTGAACTTTTCAAGTAGCAATTATTATAGTTAAACTCCTTGAATAAGTGAAAATACATGAGATAGTTGaagaaaattaaatctaaattataATGTCAGTATAtgaatgtataaaataaaaagagtaaGCACCAAATTGAGGCATAATACCAATACATTGATAGGTGTTAGCCATCTAACCTTTCCATGCATTACTAAAGCACTTGAGGAAGTATGTACCTTAACCGGTGAGGAATGATTTTCGCAGCCGCCAAAATTTGAAGTTCCATTAACATGTGGCTCTATAGGCGAGCCTTTTCTGTCATCAATATGCCTCAGAGCTTCTGGCATATTATCTAATGGATTGAAAGGCATACAATCAATGTCCTGAACCAAAAATCCACTCATCAAAAGCAGAAAAAAAGTGAACCAAGTTCATGCTTCAAAATATCAAGCTAATTTATTCAACAGGAAGAAAAATCTTTTAATTATGcctttccttttttatttacaGCAAGTGGTATACGAagaccatatatatatatttaataaatactaAACCAATTTCCTTCATTGGAGTTGCCAAAATGTGACATGTAGAAGATAGGCTGTCTTGAAATCAACCTATTGCAAATGCAAGGCTGCCTTCAATACACACATAGTGGGTCCAACCTTTCCCTAGACACTCTGCATTGCAGGAGCTTTACAGCACAAGGTagctttttttattgtttattacaATATAACAACGTGTGACACACATGGTTCAACTTATTTTATGGAATCAATCACTCCTTTGGATCAACCATTtctgaaaaagaaaagtaaagcAAATTTTCCCCACAATTAAACTGAAACAAATGTGCCCACATACTTATTGAAAAATGGCCATTACATTTAAAAAACAGCATGATAATAAGAAATCACATTACCATTACAAACTCAACACCTAACTCAGGACGGTCAAACTGAATCCTGCACTTGTCATAATCAACGGTAAGCACACTACCATCATGAATCTCTCTTGTTTTTGGATGAACAGCAATTACTCTCTGTCCAACACATAATGGTCTAGCTAAATCAGTTGGAAGTCCATCCCTAATACCAGTCCGCAGTTCAGCATAATGCTTTCTCACTGATTCTCGATACTCTGCAAGTTTTTGCCTTTCATCGTGAAGAAAATGTTCAGAAAGCCGCCGGGGTTTGCCAAGGGAACTGCAAAAAACAAGTATGGTATGGcaatttcaaataaatcatTTACTGTTCACAAGGTTTAGCAGAAGAACATAATAACCTTAACTGAATTACATACCCTCTTACAACACTCCACTCAACGCGAGTTAACCTTGGGATATTCCCTAGTCCAACATGATTTAAGTATTCCATCAATTCCCTTTTGGCAAACCATGGATAATCAATTGCACTATAAAACCATTCAAAAATAAACCATCTGCGAACTATATCAGATGACAAGCAACTAGAAAGCTTCTCCtgcaaattataaaaaatatattatttaaacaaaaaatattgaaGTCCTCAAAGAATTAAAGCACACAATCATTTTAAACTAAGAAAAAATGTGTACCTTCACCGCAGAGTGCTTGTTAGGTTGACTTTTCAATATGTAATCAGAAGACTTCTCTTTAGCAAAGGAAGTTCTCGGTAAATTCATCTTCCGTCTACTTCGTTTAGTTGGTAAACTAACTTCGTTCAAAAGTGGAGTTTCTGCCATTGATGCTGTCAAATCTTTCTGATCACTAAACAAGGAACTCTCTGATGATTTAACTGTCTTCAATTGCTTTGGTAGGATAAAAACCTGATCACCATGTTTTCCTTTAGCCACTGGTTTTTTCTCATCATCTAAAGCCTACAGGCACACATAACTTTGATGAGTAGAATATAATTTGTTCCAAGCATATTCAAAGATAGGAGGAAATAAAATAACTTCAACAACAATTGGACACATTATTACATattcaaaaaagaaaatataaaaactggATTTTTTAGCTTCACATGTGTCATGTTTTCTTCTGATACTTATTTGTATCTATATCAATATAAACAGGGTGAACATACCTAGTGATACCAAACATAGTGTGGCTATCcatcaatgaatttcttaaaataaCTATTTGTGCCTATGCATCAATGAATTACACAAACGGCGAAATGGACACCAAACTTAATGCGCCTTAACAGACTGAAAACTATAGGCATATAAACGGAGAAAAATATGGTTGAAGATAGCCAACAATTAAACCTCAATCCAAATGCACCCAAACACTCCATGTAATTCTGTTGTTCTGGTACTGCCATCTATTGGTACCAGACTTAATAGAAGAAATATAAAGCAAAATTACCCCAGTTCAGAGTTTTTGATCCAGTATCTAGTAACCATATTTTGATGTGAAGTTAAAACAGACCAGAACTACACCAAACTATAGTTTTGAACATTTGCTATCCTTAAGCAGATAGAATACACAATTCCtgaaactacttttttaaaATCGACAAGGTTATCCAtactatattaatattcaaGCTACTCTTCTATCGCTTGAACGGATAAAActtttaataacaataaaacTTGCTTCAAAACTGCAGAGATTTACATATATAAtccagaaaaaataaaaaaagacttGCATACCTCATCTTTCAAGGGACCACTTGGAAAAGTATCAAGCTTTGCATTTGCAACCTACAGCCAAACAAACCTTCCCTCACTAATTGAGCTGTTTCAAATGTTAATAAATTGACAATTTTAAGACTCAACAGAGACAAACAGACCAGAGTTCATTGGATcggaaaaaaaattgtgaatgtACAGAGAAACAATTATGATGGCCAGAATACATTATACCACATGGCAATAACACTATCAAAAACATCATGGCAACTATTACTCGTGTACGATACACTTGATTGTCCATGTAGGAGAAATGGTCTAATCAGCAAAAATATCATCACAGCAAGACTATCAGACACCATACACATGCTTATAGCAATCTTCAACCTTAGTTAGCTTTAGCTTAAGTGGAAGAGTTGAAATATCTCTAATGTCAATATTATATTAAAGTCATCAAAGGATTATTTCTTCATTTCCACATATTTTAGAAAGTACAGCCTTATTTTACACATGATATAGTTTTGATTGTGGAATCAACAGAAGCAATTAACTCTAAAATTGAGCTTTGGAGACAGACTTTCAAATCGAAGGGTTTTTTTTCTAAGAGTAACAGTATATGTATTGCAATTTTAATgagaaacaagaaaaaaatgacTCAGTTTTAAAAATGGGAGAAAATGTTGCTAGTAACAGGCCTCGCATTAGTAGTTAATGCAAGAAGAGGTAGCAAGGGATTGGGCCCAAAAAGCCCAATGTCCAGGGATTAGTAAAGTCAGTAGTATACAGTAAGAAGGAGGAGATATGAGGGTTTGAGACAGAGGTATTATCTGGTTGTAAGGGAGAGATTAGGCTCCCGAATTCCTGTAAAACACATTCTTCAATCTTCGTACTGCAGTAGGGATATTTTTTTCCAAAGTGAATAAAATAAAGACCTGTTATTTCTCCTATACTTTCTTTTATATTCAATCCTTTCCATACAATGCCATACCACaagtttttaaaagtttaatatcTAAGATCAAATTTCAAACTGAAGGGAAAATTATGTAGGATGTAACATAAGAAACAAACTAGAGGGTTAAAATGGAGAATAAAGGAAACAAGAATTATTTGTGATTGCAAAGTACCTACCAAGCACAAAGGAAAGTTTATTGTAGTGATATAAATCCAGTTATACTCTCTGTTAGTGAATGTTGAACTTTAAAGGAACAAGATTAAAAGGTAGGAGTAGCATAAATGAGAATGTTAAGGTGGACATAAATGAAAGAATAAGATACAAAAAGATGTATATAATCATATATTGGTCTAACACCAATTGAggaaaagataataaaaaaaaactaaggtGGTCTGCACATGTAAGGTAAGCTACTACCAGCACCAGCGAGGAGAGTAGAAATAATGTGTCTTTTTAGTTTTATGAAAAGGAAGAGAAAGATCAAGTAGGCCATTGGAGGAAGCTGCGAAGAGGAATTTTGTTGTGAATAAAATATCTGAGGATTTGGTATTTAATCAAGTCCATCGGTATAGTGTGATCCTTATAATAAATCTCCCTTAGTAGAATAAGGTTTTCATCGTAGTtgttattttatgttttctaaTACTTTGTGAActgctttttattttattgggaTATAATTGGTATAAACAAGGATGTGTATTTAAGGAATTATTAACACATTATGTTTTATTGAGGGTACAATTGCATTTATTTCCAAaacttctaaaataattttaaacaatcACTTTCAGGAATATTTTTGTCAAAGAGCTAGAGCACTACAATTTTTTGCTAGAATTGTCTAAAATGCTTGTTGACACCTAGCAAGATGAACGATCCCTGCCACTGTGCCAAGATCCCTGCAGGGTTATATAATGATACTGTTTGTTTCATGGCTAGAAgttgaaattattaaaaaagcTCTCAAGTTTATGTAacgacattttttttattaaaccaagttgttacaagagaaaatattttctcaactagaaaactgatttgaaaagaaaaagaaaataagcaAAACCAGAACAGACTCTGTATAATATCTGTTCAATAAAGCATACAAAAAATGTATTTACCTTTGGAACCATAGACTTCCGCTTCCTTTTCCATGTTGCATCAACAAAAGGAAGTTGTTCTTTTGATTCAGAGAGCACATTGGTATCCTTTGCCGATTCCTTTCCAAGCTTGGACTTTTTGGAGGTTGAAACCTCAATTTCAGGCACTACACTGCGTTTAAGTTTATGTCTCTTATGGCTTGTTGATGTTGCTTCAGGTAAAGCAGACTTACTATCTTTATCAGCAGAAATTCTGTCTCCCTTCAATTGGATGGATGATTCTAGATGGGCAAGGGTGAAACATTGAAAGGTAAATGAAAAAGGCTTTAGATTTGTCTGATAaacaatgatttttttgttaaatctcACTATTGACTACAACAGCAATCATGATCGACTGCAGAAACAAAAAGTAGATTCCAGTCTGAGCATTTGAGTTAAATAAGTGAAAAATGAAGCTCAAATAATACTTTTTGCATTTCTTTTTTAAGTGTTGTTTAAGGTTCCTTTGGAAAAACCaataaatgtaataaattttCTTCATCTTAGTAcaatatttataagattttttattttaccacTTTCATTTCTATATcacaataaatacatatatacaaTCTAATACAAGATTAGGTGAAAAGTAAAGGTGTAAATGACAAAGAGTTATTAATGTGATCTTCAACTTTGAAAAATGACagtaaaatataaacaaagGGTCTTTCAAAAATTCAACAGTCAAAGTAAAACAGAGGAAGTATGAAATAAGgagttaaacttaaaagtaCAGTCCATAACATTCAAGGAAGATGGACCAAAATAAGGCAAATCAATTTCAACTGGTACTgaatatagagagagagaaagaaaaactgTGATAGAATTTCTGAATTTTAGAATGATTGCAAAAAAGGTCACTAAGCTTCTGTTTCTAAAGTATATTTAAAGTGTCTAGCAGAAAACTATATCTACATGAGGTGACAATTGTGTTGTGACAGTTATAACTGAtctaaacaaatatatatatatatatatatatatatatatttatatattgttcaACAACTGTGCATTAGTGTTGAAtgtgaaaaaactgattttggaTTCTTTTTTCTGGTTTAGATATTGCTCTGTGGCACGTACATGAAAAAGCCTCTTACAATTACATTTTATTGAGGATAAATATATCACTTTATACTTACCAGAATCTATTGTAGATATTGGCATCATTAGAGACAGATCTGCTAAAGTTTGCAACGCATTCAAGGCAGGGGTTTCATCTGTCAAATAAAGTAAGTAATTAAAAGTTGCAAATTcagagatgaagaagaaaagtCAATTTCACAGAAGTCTAACGTCACCTTGACCCAAGGCTAAGGGGGGAAAGCAACTAAAAGTCGAACAAACAATTTGCATACATGTCTAGTGACAGAATTACCTCCAAAGAAGAGTTTCTTGTTTCGTTTCCCCCCGCCTTTTGGAGAGATTTTTTCAAGCTTTTCATTAGTAACCTCACTATCAACCATCTCCTTTAGTGAACTAAAACATAGCCCTTCTTCAGTACCGCTACATGCTTCCCCACCATCATCAAGCTGATGGTTTCCAACATttttcactctctctctctttctgtAAAATTTCCCCCCCTTCTGAAGAACTTCAACTGTGCCTGTGCCTTCCATATCCATCAATGAACTATTATCTCTTGCATATTCTCTATTGTCAGCTCCCCTGCTTTCTATACTACCATCTAATAACTCTTCATCCACTGAAAGATTGTGTAACTTGGCACGAGTTGTCTCTGACACTTGATGCTAGTTGacaaattgtaaaataattacatttttaaaatagaatgCATCAAACACAAGCATATCACTCCCAAAGATTACCATTCCATTCTATTTGAACGTGCACAGCTTGAAGTAATAATACAGCCAACAAATACAAGATAATGGAAGAAAAAGGCAGTGAACATTTAATACCTTCTTTTCCCAGCGCTGTACAGGTGAGGGTTTTTGCTCTACTCTTCTACGTGGTGATTGAGAAACTTGGGGAGAGCCTCCTCTTTGTGCAGCCTCAGTTAAGGCCAAAGCTACAACATGTGCAACTTCATCATCATTGGCATCAGTAGTTGACTTCAGGCTTCTTCTATAAGGCGAAACATAATTTTCTGTGTAATCTTTCTTATAAGAATAAGAAACTGGGACACGAGGAGTCCTTTTACCAACAGCATGAGGCACGATACCTGATTAATTGAATAATCATTAATATTGCAATCCAGTGCAGAATATTTTGCATAATATGATTACAAGGAACGTGGGCAAGATTAACAAGTCAGAATAATCAATAATGTTACCATATAGGATATCTGGGTTTAAAGAAGTTGAAATCTATGATAATATTCTACCTGCACATTTTGT encodes the following:
- the LOC137829821 gene encoding protein ALWAYS EARLY 2 isoform X1, translated to MAPTRKSRSVSKRISNSSDVSPEKDGVNSNKNKHRKKKLTDKLGSQWSKEELEGFYEAYRMYGKDWKKVAGVVRNRTTEMVEALYNMNRAYLSLPEGTASVVGLIAMMTDHYNVLEESDSERESSDALGPRKFIKRKREKVQLSVSKDQSHSIASSEGCLSLLKKRRLDGIVPHAVGKRTPRVPVSYSYKKDYTENYVSPYRRSLKSTTDANDDEVAHVVALALTEAAQRGGSPQVSQSPRRRVEQKPSPVQRWEKKHQVSETTRAKLHNLSVDEELLDGSIESRGADNREYARDNSSLMDMEGTGTVEVLQKGGKFYRKRERVKNVGNHQLDDGGEACSGTEEGLCFSSLKEMVDSEVTNEKLEKISPKGGGKRNKKLFFGDETPALNALQTLADLSLMMPISTIDSESSIQLKGDRISADKDSKSALPEATSTSHKRHKLKRSVVPEIEVSTSKKSKLGKESAKDTNVLSESKEQLPFVDATWKRKRKSMVPKVANAKLDTFPSGPLKDEALDDEKKPVAKGKHGDQVFILPKQLKTVKSSESSLFSDQKDLTASMAETPLLNEVSLPTKRSRRKMNLPRTSFAKEKSSDYILKSQPNKHSAVKEKLSSCLSSDIVRRWFIFEWFYSAIDYPWFAKRELMEYLNHVGLGNIPRLTRVEWSVVRGSLGKPRRLSEHFLHDERQKLAEYRESVRKHYAELRTGIRDGLPTDLARPLCVGQRVIAVHPKTREIHDGSVLTVDYDKCRIQFDRPELGVEFVMDIDCMPFNPLDNMPEALRHIDDRKGSPIEPHVNGTSNFGGCENHSSPVKAMVATVDNFCAQAGCVQPCKVTHHQAKEADIHALSELKRALDRKETLLMELRSSNSDILENQNGIECVNDSEVFKKHYAMVLVELKEASGQVSDAMLQLRQRNTYRGNSLPPWMKPQTSFNVHDDLPNMLDSSLTQELGSTVVQIIKGSRSRSHAMVDAAFKALSLTKEGEDAFVKIGQALDSINHQQLASKSRLPLVRSQEQVTANGSFYNHNHSTCSVSESILNDPSGAKLHNYSDKFDTELPSDLITSCVATLIMIQTCTERQYPPADVAQILDSAVSSLHPCCPQNLPIYREIQMCMGRIKTQILALIPT
- the LOC137829821 gene encoding protein ALWAYS EARLY 2 isoform X3; this translates as MAPTRKSRSVSKRISNSSDVSPEKDGVNSNKNKHRKKKLTDKLGSQWSKEELEGFYEAYRMYGKDWKKVAGVVRNRTTEMVEALYNMNRAYLSLPEGTASVVGLIAMMTDHYNVLEESDSERESSDALGPRKFIKRKREKVQLSVSKDQSHSIASSEGCLSLLKKRRLDGIVPHAVGKRTPRVPVSYSYKKDYTENYVSPYRRSLKSTTDANDDEVAHVVALALTEAAQRGGSPQVSQSPRRRVEQKPSPVQRWEKKHQVSETTRAKLHNLSVDEELLDGSIESRGADNREYARDNSSLMDMEGTGTVEVLQKGGKFYRKRERVKNVGNHQLDDGGEACSGTEEGLCFSSLKEMVDSEVTNEKLEKISPKGGGKRNKKLFFGDETPALNALQTLADLSLMMPISTIDSESSIQLKGDRISADKDSKSALPEATSTSHKRHKLKRSVVPEIEVSTSKKSKLGKESAKDTNVLSESKEQLPFVDATWKRKRKSMVPKVANAKLDTFPSGPLKDEALDDEKKPVAKGKHGDQVFILPKQLKTVKSSESSLFSDQKDLTASMAETPLLNEVSLPTKRSRRKMNLPRTSFAKEKSSDYILKSQPNKHSAVKEKLSSCLSSDIVRRWFIFEWFYSAIDYPWFAKRELMEYLNHVGLGNIPRLTRVEWSVVRGSLGKPRRLSEHFLHDERQKLAEYRESVRKHYAELRTGIRDGLPTDLARPLCVGQRVIAVHPKTREIHDGSVLTVDYDKCRIQFDRPELGVEFVMDIDCMPFNPLDNMPEALRHIDDRKGSPIEPHVNGTSNFGGCENHSSPVKAMVATVDNFCAQAGCVQPCKVTHHQAKEADIHALSELKRALDRKETLLMELRSSNSDILENQNGIECVNDSEVFKKHYAMVSDAMLQLRQRNTYRGNSLPPWMKPQTSFNVHDDLPNMLDSSLTQELGSTVVQIIKGSRSRSHAMVDAAFKALSLTKEGEDAFVKIGQALDSINHQQLASKSRLPLVRSQEQVTANGSFYNHNHSTCSVSESILNDPSGAKLHNYSDKFDTELPSDLITSCVATLIMIQTCTERQYPPADVAQILDSAVSSLHPCCPQNLPIYREIQMCMGRIKTQILALIPT